A DNA window from Candidatus Protochlamydia naegleriophila contains the following coding sequences:
- a CDS encoding 3-deoxy-7-phosphoheptulonate synthase, with protein MELLPSYKELKSRMPTISQYGHFIEESRQTVRRILNGTDPRLLLIVGPCSIHDPASAKEFAIQLKSLAESVSSQFFILMRVYCEKPRTATGWKGFLYDPLLNGSNRLLLGIEQTRQLLLDLAQLNLPAATEFLDPLTAFYYDDLITWGSIGARTASSQTHRQLASMLQMPVGFKNGVAGNISAAINGVLAASQPHTHMALHENGWPAAIQTPGNPDAHIVLRGGESKPNYDPSSVSEALARLALTNLPKRLLIDCSHNNSNKKHERQPAVFQSIVHQIIEGNANIRGLMLESHLYGGNQPFLNDPNQLTYGVSITDSCLDWDSTSHLIQWGFHQLVEHTTLQCQPACSSESILSRL; from the coding sequence ATGGAACTCTTGCCATCCTACAAAGAATTAAAAAGCCGGATGCCGACAATTTCGCAATATGGCCACTTTATTGAAGAAAGCAGACAGACTGTACGCCGCATTTTAAATGGAACAGACCCGCGCTTACTGCTCATTGTTGGCCCATGCTCGATTCATGATCCTGCATCTGCCAAAGAATTCGCCATCCAATTGAAGTCCTTAGCAGAAAGCGTCTCTTCTCAATTTTTTATACTCATGCGGGTTTATTGTGAAAAACCGCGGACCGCAACTGGGTGGAAAGGATTCCTCTATGATCCCTTATTGAATGGATCTAATCGCCTTCTTTTAGGAATCGAGCAAACGCGTCAATTACTACTCGATTTAGCACAGCTCAATCTTCCAGCCGCCACAGAGTTTTTAGATCCCCTAACAGCCTTCTACTATGATGATCTTATTACCTGGGGATCTATTGGCGCTCGTACAGCTTCCTCACAAACCCATCGTCAGCTAGCCTCTATGCTGCAAATGCCTGTTGGATTTAAAAATGGGGTAGCAGGCAATATTTCAGCCGCCATCAATGGCGTGCTTGCAGCCTCTCAACCCCATACTCACATGGCCTTACATGAAAATGGATGGCCGGCTGCCATCCAGACGCCGGGGAATCCAGATGCTCACATTGTGTTGCGAGGAGGAGAATCCAAACCCAATTACGATCCCTCTTCAGTATCCGAAGCCCTCGCCCGCCTGGCTCTGACAAATCTTCCAAAAAGACTTCTAATCGACTGTTCGCACAACAATTCCAATAAAAAACATGAACGTCAACCAGCTGTTTTTCAATCGATCGTCCATCAAATTATAGAAGGGAACGCGAATATCCGCGGCCTGATGTTAGAAAGCCATTTATATGGAGGCAACCAACCCTTTTTAAATGACCCTAATCAGCTAACCTATGGTGTGTCTATTACAGATTCTTGCTTGGATTGGGACTCGACTAGTCACTTGATCCAATGGGGATTTCATCAGCTCGTTGAACACACAACTCTCCAGTGTCAGCCAGCATGCTCCTCAGAATCCATTTTGAGTCGATTATAA
- a CDS encoding alanine/glycine:cation symporter family protein has protein sequence MEQMDQFLSELRNWVWGAPLLLLLLGTGAYLTILLKGVQFRYLGYAFKQVVARQRQGSQGDISHFQALMTSLAGAIGTGTIVGVATAITVGGLGAIFWMWVTAFLSMATKYAESLLAVRYREKDSRGEMAGGPMQYMEKGLGWNRMAWIFAVLGMVAALSTGNLVQTNSIAEALNHVWHVDSWLTGVILCALTAVVVIGGVKSIGNVASILVPGMALLYIGAAIYILIVNFTHIPEAFMLIFHSAWNGQAATGGFLGSTMMMAMQMGVARSVFSNEAGLGISSVAAAAAKTDSPGRQALVTMTGALISTVIVCTMTGLVLAVTNVMGATGANGQVLNGASMAIAAFNTHIIWGEYLVTIGLVLFAYTTVLAWSYYGEKCCEYLFGERSIIAYRILFALVVIPGAALKMETAWYLADISNGLMVIPNLIALVGLSSVIRKETEEFLVIANREETESAKLRCVGDE, from the coding sequence ATGGAACAAATGGATCAATTTTTGAGTGAGCTGAGAAATTGGGTCTGGGGCGCTCCTTTGCTTTTATTATTGTTAGGCACGGGTGCTTACTTGACGATTTTATTAAAAGGTGTCCAGTTTCGTTATTTAGGATATGCATTCAAGCAGGTAGTTGCGCGACAACGACAGGGTAGTCAAGGGGATATTAGCCATTTTCAAGCATTAATGACTTCATTAGCCGGAGCCATTGGAACCGGAACGATCGTTGGAGTAGCGACAGCGATTACGGTTGGTGGTTTGGGAGCCATTTTTTGGATGTGGGTGACCGCATTTTTAAGTATGGCTACAAAATATGCAGAATCCTTGTTAGCGGTCAGGTATCGCGAGAAAGACAGCCGCGGCGAGATGGCTGGCGGACCGATGCAGTACATGGAAAAAGGATTGGGGTGGAATAGAATGGCATGGATTTTTGCCGTTTTAGGAATGGTTGCGGCTTTAAGTACGGGAAATCTTGTCCAGACGAATTCGATTGCTGAAGCATTGAATCATGTTTGGCATGTCGATTCTTGGTTGACGGGAGTGATCTTGTGTGCCTTGACAGCAGTTGTCGTGATCGGCGGAGTAAAAAGCATTGGGAATGTAGCGAGCATTTTGGTTCCAGGGATGGCCTTATTGTATATTGGCGCTGCCATTTACATCCTCATCGTCAATTTCACTCACATTCCAGAGGCATTCATGCTGATCTTCCATAGTGCATGGAATGGACAGGCTGCGACTGGCGGCTTTCTAGGTTCTACGATGATGATGGCTATGCAGATGGGCGTGGCTCGTAGTGTTTTCTCCAATGAAGCTGGTTTAGGCATTTCTTCTGTTGCTGCTGCTGCTGCTAAAACGGATAGCCCTGGCCGCCAGGCTTTGGTGACGATGACAGGTGCTTTAATTTCGACTGTGATTGTTTGTACGATGACAGGACTTGTATTAGCCGTTACAAATGTCATGGGAGCTACAGGGGCTAATGGTCAAGTTCTAAATGGGGCTTCCATGGCTATTGCAGCCTTTAATACCCATATTATATGGGGCGAGTACTTAGTGACAATTGGGCTTGTCTTATTTGCCTATACGACAGTTCTTGCTTGGTCCTATTATGGAGAAAAGTGCTGCGAGTATTTATTTGGTGAGCGCTCTATTATAGCTTACCGCATACTATTTGCCTTAGTCGTTATTCCTGGTGCGGCTTTAAAGATGGAAACGGCTTGGTATTTAGCTGATATTAGTAATGGTTTGATGGTCATTCCCAATTTGATCGCTCTTGTTGGACTATCAAGCGTGATTCGTAAAGAGACAGAGGAGTTTTTAGTGATTGCTAATCGAGAAGAAACAGAAAGCGCCAAGCTGCGTTGTGTAGGAGACGAGTAG
- the fumC gene encoding class II fumarate hydratase, translating to MQYRIEKDSLGDVRVPADRYYGAQTKRSHENFPIGTEKMPLEVIYALALIKKAAALVNEELGLLPKEKQRGICQVCDEILAGKLDDHFPLSVWQTGSGTQTNMNLNEVISNRAIEKLGGELGSKQPIHPNDDVNLSQSSNDVFPSAMHIAVKLDICNRLLPSLTALRETLHKKAESFQDIVKIGRTHLMDATPLTLGQEFSGYVSQLDHGIQAIKNTFPHLAELALGGTAVGTGINTHFDYARKVAEKVSDLSGYPFVSAPNKFEALASNDALVEVSGALKRIAVSLFKIANDIRWLASGPRCGIGEITIPANEPGSSIMPGKVNPTQSEALMMIAIQVMGNDTTITFAGSQGNLELNVYRPLIIYNLIQSIRLLSDGAANFNQKCAKGITANRERIAEHLNRSLMLATALNKAIGYDRASQIVKKAHAENTTLKEAALALAFLSEEEFDRIVDPKKMIGPTL from the coding sequence ATGCAATATCGAATAGAGAAAGACAGTTTAGGGGATGTTCGGGTGCCTGCCGATCGCTATTATGGGGCGCAGACAAAACGATCGCATGAGAATTTTCCGATTGGAACCGAGAAAATGCCATTAGAGGTCATCTATGCCTTGGCATTAATCAAAAAGGCTGCCGCATTGGTTAACGAAGAGCTCGGATTGCTACCAAAAGAGAAGCAAAGGGGCATTTGCCAGGTTTGTGATGAGATTTTGGCGGGCAAGTTAGATGATCATTTTCCATTATCTGTGTGGCAGACTGGCTCTGGAACACAGACAAACATGAATTTGAATGAGGTCATCAGCAATCGTGCAATTGAGAAATTGGGAGGAGAGCTCGGATCTAAGCAGCCTATACACCCCAATGACGATGTCAATCTTTCTCAGTCTTCTAATGATGTTTTTCCCTCTGCTATGCATATAGCAGTGAAGCTTGACATTTGCAATAGGCTTTTGCCTAGCTTGACGGCTTTAAGAGAAACTCTGCATAAAAAAGCAGAATCATTTCAGGACATCGTTAAAATCGGCCGCACGCATTTAATGGATGCGACACCTTTAACGCTTGGCCAGGAATTTTCAGGTTATGTGAGCCAGCTTGATCATGGCATTCAAGCTATTAAAAATACGTTTCCACACTTGGCGGAGCTAGCTCTTGGGGGTACAGCTGTCGGCACAGGAATCAACACCCATTTCGACTATGCCCGGAAAGTGGCTGAAAAAGTTAGCGATTTGTCCGGCTATCCATTCGTATCGGCTCCAAATAAATTTGAGGCGCTTGCAAGCAATGATGCTCTTGTTGAGGTGAGTGGGGCTTTGAAGCGAATAGCTGTTTCATTATTCAAGATTGCCAACGACATTCGATGGTTAGCATCCGGTCCTCGCTGTGGCATTGGCGAGATCACAATTCCAGCCAATGAGCCTGGATCGTCGATTATGCCAGGCAAGGTCAATCCGACTCAGAGCGAGGCTTTAATGATGATTGCCATTCAAGTCATGGGGAATGATACGACAATTACTTTTGCTGGCTCGCAAGGAAATTTAGAATTAAATGTGTATCGCCCTTTAATCATTTACAATTTGATTCAATCGATTCGTTTATTAAGTGATGGAGCGGCCAATTTTAATCAGAAATGTGCAAAGGGAATCACTGCAAATCGGGAGCGGATTGCTGAGCATCTCAATCGCTCTTTGATGCTTGCAACGGCTTTGAATAAGGCCATTGGTTATGATAGGGCAAGCCAGATTGTCAAAAAAGCTCATGCAGAAAATACGACATTAAAAGAAGCCGCCTTAGCATTGGCTTTTTTGTCGGAAGAGGAATTTGATCGCATTGTAGACCCCAAAAAAATGATCGGTCCCACACTTTGA